From Triticum aestivum cultivar Chinese Spring chromosome 4A, IWGSC CS RefSeq v2.1, whole genome shotgun sequence, a single genomic window includes:
- the LOC123088530 gene encoding putative disease resistance RPP13-like protein 1 — MTEVALAIAGLRLAASPVLKKLLAYSSTYLGVDMALELHELEATIMPQFELLIEAADKGKHRPKLDKWLEELKEAFYLAEELLEEHEYNRLKRQAKGKDSLPPNASTIGSTFMKPLRAASSRLSNLSSENRKLLRQLHELKATLAKAKEFRELLCLPAIYNAESPTIPSVDVLEATSLQPMKVIGRDKDCDHIIDRLTKTTATTESESSTAMYSGLAIVGVGGMGKSTLAQLVYNDKRVKEYFDVTMWVSISRKLDVRRHTREIIESVSQGECPHIGSLDTLQHKLANILQESGKFLLVLDDVWFEPGSEGEWDQLLAPLVSQQMGSKILVTSRRNTFPAALCCEVCPLENMEDAQFLALFKHYAFSGPKIIDLQLRERLEDFAEKVAKRLGQSPLAAKVVGSQLKGKTCTNAWKEALNMKINKLSEPMRALLWSYEKLDPCLQRCYLYCSLFPKGHKYVTDELVLLWMAEGLIYSYNQNKSVEDVGRDCFKEMISVSFFQPVNEKYHVMHDLLHDLAESLSKGNCFRLEDDKVTDVPSSVRHLSVRVDSIMQHKQSICKLHHLRTIICIDPLMDDVVDLFNQILQNLKKLRVLYLSSYSSSKLPESVGELKHLRYLNIIRTLISELPRSMCTLYHLQLLLFNHKVENLPEKLCNLKKLRHLEYRQDLYYMPKKALPQVPNIGKLTSLQQFEEFSVQNKMGYGLLQLRDMNQIRGSLSVTNLENATGKDQALKSKLYQKIHLRSLQLVWSCKDDTNSEHSLHLEILEGMMPPPQLGALSIHGYKSSKYPGWLLDGSYFENLESLSFVDCSMVESLPYNTGLFGNCSSLALRNVPNLQMLPCLPLGLKILVVEKCPLLIFISNNGLGYLDQRENIMRTDHLASQLGLIWGVGSGSYMRNAFSSEHSVLKQLMISMHADVSHVQNLESALEREKDEVLVKEDIIKAWIYCHERRMGLMHGRSIGPLLTPPEGLHELTLSSCYITDGALAVCLDGLASLEKLFLAEIMTLSTLPSEEVFQRLAKLDRLDIKHCWCLRSLGGLRAATSLSCLILSYCPSLELADGAECLPLCLQRLSITGCVLAPDFLCGDWPHMDRIFISYSRSTACLSVGNLTSVESLYLYYLPDLCTLEGLSSLHLKDVHLIDVPKLTPECISQFRVKKSLYVSSSAILNKMLAAEDFTVPPFLCFEACKEPFISLEESAYITSVKILCFFNCELISLPTNLKCFSNLKDLHISSCPNISSLPDLPSCLQRIFLTGCGELLKESCRQPDGKSWPKIAHIRIKEISSTVI; from the coding sequence ATGACAGAAGTGGCATTAGCTATAGCTGGCTTAAGATTAGCTGCATCGCCGGTTTTGAAGAAGCTCCTTGCTTATTCTTCAACGTACCTTGGAGTGGACATGGCACTTGAGCTCCATGAACTGGAAGCTACTATCATGCCACAGTTCGAGCTGTTGATTGAAGCAGCAGACAAGGGAAAACACAGGCCCAAGTTGGACAAATGGCTTGAAGAACTCAAAGAAGCCTTCTACTTGGCTGAAGAATTGCTGGAAGAGCATGAGTATAACCGTCTCAAGCGCCAAGCAAAGGGGAAGGATTCTTTGCCGCCCAATGCCTCCACGATCGGCAGCACTTTTATGAAGCCTCTGCGTGCTGCATCAAGCAGGCTGTCCAATCTGAGCTCTGAGAACAGAAAGCTCCTTCGGCAGCTGCATGAACTGAAGGCTACCCTGGCGAAAGCCAAGGAGTTCCGTGAACTGCTCTGCTTACCAGCCATCTATAATGCAGAGAGCCCCACCATACCATCAGTTGATGTTCTTGAGGCCACATCACTACAACCTATGAAAGTGATTGGTCGTGACAAGGATTGCGATCATATAATTGATCGCCTTACCAAGACAACTGCTACTACTGAGTCTGAGTCTAGTACAGCTATGTACTCGGGTTTGGCCATTGTTGGAGTTGGAGGCATGGGAAAGTCCACATTAGCACAACTTGTTTACAATGACAAGAGGGTAAAAGAATATTTTGATGTGACAATGTGGGTAAGCATCTCACGCAAACTTGATGTCCGTCGTCATACACGGGAGATCATCGAGTCTGTCTCTCAGGGGGAATGCCCACACATTGGTAGCCTTGATACTCTGCAGCACAAGTTGGCAAACATACTGCAAGAATCAGGGAAATTTCTTCTTGTGTTGGATGATGTTTGGTTTGAACCTGGCAGTGAGGGGGAATGGGACCAACTATTAGCTCCTCTAGTTTCGCAACAGATGGGAAGCAAAATTTTGGTAACTTCTCGAAGGAATACATTTCCAGCTGCTCTTTGCTGTGAAGTGTGTCCTCTGGAAAACATGGAAGATGCTCAGTTCTTGGCACTCTTCAAACACTATGCATTCTCTGGACCAAAAATCATAGATCTGCAGTTGCGCGAAAGGCTTGAAGATTTTGCAGAGAAGGTTGCTAAAAGACTTGGACAATCTCCTCTGGCGGCAAAAGTTGTGGGTTCCCAGTTGAAAGGGAAAACATGTACCAATGCATGGAAGGAAGCTCTAAATATGAAGATTAACAAATTAAGTGAGCCCATGAGAGCTCTATTATGGAGCTATGAGAAGTTAGATCCATGTTTGCAGAGGTGCTACCTATATTGTAGCTTGTTTCCAAAAGGTCACAAGTATGTTACGGATGAGTTGGTTCTTCTTTGGATGGCAGAGGGCCTTATTTATTCTTACAACCAAAACAAGAGTGTGGAAGATGTCGGGCGGGACTGCTTCAAGGAGATGATATCTGTCTCCTTCTTTCAACCAGTTAATGAGAAatatcatgttatgcatgatctcCTTCATGATCTTGCAGAATCACTCTCCAAAGGGAACTGCTTCAGATTGGAAGATGATAAGGTGACAGATGTACCATCCAGTGTTCGACATCTATCTGTTCGTGTTGATAGTATAATGCAACACAAGCAAAGTATCTGCAAGCTACATCATTTACGCACTATTATCTGCATAGACCCCCTAATGGATGATGTAGTTGACCTTTTTAACCAGATACTACAGAATTTGAAGAAGTTGCGCGTACTATATTTGTCATCTTACAGTAGTAGTAAGTTGCCAGAATCTGTTGGTGAGTTGAAGCACCTTCGGTATTTGAATATCATCAGAACATTGATTTCTGAATTGCCAAGATCTATGTGTACTCTTTACCACTTGCAGTTACTTCTGTTCAATCACAAAGTCGAGAATTTGCCAGAGAAACTCTGCAATTTAAAGAAGTTACGGCATCTTGAATATCGTCAGGATCTATATTACATGCCCAAGAAAGCACTGCCTCAAGTTCCTAACATCGGCAAGCTAACTTCTCTTCAACAATTTGAAGAATTTTCAGTGCAAAATAAAATGGGTTATGGGTTGCTACAGCTAAGGGACATGAACCAGATCCGTGGAAGTTTAAGTGTCACAAATCTTGAGAATGCCACTGGGAAGGATCAAGCCTTGAAATCAAAGTTGTATCAGAAAATTCATCTTCGCAGCTTGCAACTTGTCTGGAGTTGCAAGGATGACACAAACTCTGAACATAGCTTACATTTGGAGATTCTAGAAGGCATGATGCCACCGCCTCAACTTGGGGCCCTTAGTATTCACGGTTACAAATCGTCAAAATATCCAGGCTGGTTACTTGATGGTTCATATTTTGAGAATTTGGAATCCTTAAGCTTTGTTGATTGCAGCATGGTAGAAAGCCTACCATACAATACTGGACTATTTGGAAATTGCTCTTCTCTTGCCCTCCGCAATGTGCCAAACCTGCAGATGCTACCTTGTCTTCCACTAGGCCTTAAAATATTAGTAGTAGAGAAATGCCCACTGCTTATATTTATCTCCAACAATGGGCTGGGATATCTTGATCAGAGGGAGAATATCATGAGGACAGACCACTTGGCATCACAACTTGGTTTAATCTGGGGGGTGGGTTCAGGATCATATATGAGGAATGCGTTCTCATCTGAACATTCAGTTCTGAAGCAGCTGATGATATCAATGCATGCTGATGTGTCACATGTTCAGAACCTTGAAAGTGCTCTAGAAAGAGAGAAAGACGAAGTGTTGGTAAAAGAGGATATCATCAAGGCATGGATATACTGTCATGAGCGGAGGATGGGACTCATGCATGGAAGGAGCATTGGGCCGCTGCTGACTCCACCAGAAGGACTTCATGAACTCACTCTTTCTTCATGCTATATTACAGATGGAGCTTTAGCTGTTTGCCTTGATGGCCTGGCTTCACTGGAAAAACTGTTCTTAGCAGAGATTATGACTTTATCTACACTTCCTTCAGAAGAGGTCTTCCAACGTTTGGCAAAACTTGACCGCTTGGACATCAAACATTGCTGGTGTCTCAGGTCATTAGGGGGCTTACGAGCTGCCACCTCTCTTTCATGTCTCATATTGAGTTATTGCCCTTCTTTAGAGTTGGCAGATGGAGCAGAATGCTTGCCATTATGCCTTCAAAGATTAAGTATAACTGGTTGCGTGCTTGCACCTGACTTCCTCTGCGGTGACTGGCCACACATGGATCGTATTTTCATATCCTACAGTAGAAGCACCGCATGCTTGTCTGTTGGTAATCTCACCTCCGTTGAATCACTCTACCTGTATTACTTGCCAGATCTATGTACACTCGAAGGATTGTCTTCCTTGCACCTTAAAGATGTACATTTGATTGACGTTCCGAAACTCACCCCCGAGTGTATCTCACAGTTTCGAGTCAAGAAGTCACTCTATGTTAGTAGCTCTGCTATACTCAACAAAATGCTTGCGGCTGAAGATTTCACAGTTCCACCATTTCTCTGTTTTGAAGCATGCAAGGAACCATTCATTTCACTAGAAGAATCTGCATATATCACTTCTGTCAAGATCCTGTGCTTCTTTAACTGTGAACTGATTTCCCTGCCAACAAATCTGAAGTGCTTCTCCAATCTGAAGGATCTACATATCTCTAGCTGCCCTAACATATCATCTTTACCAGATTTGCCATCCTGCCTCCAGCGCATTTTCTTAACGGGTTGTGGTGAGCTCTTGAAGGAGAGTTGCCGACAACCTGATGGAAAAAGTTGGCCAAAGATCGCGCATATCCGCATCAAGGAAATTAGTTCAACCGTGATTTAG